A region from the Brassica napus cultivar Da-Ae chromosome C8, Da-Ae, whole genome shotgun sequence genome encodes:
- the LOC106368282 gene encoding TPR repeat-containing thioredoxin TTL4-like, translating to MSHYRRHSLEPSIDSITNRFHDSLNFQRDDDDVINKPDFRELDYPLKPRVSSSAAATPAASGSSSSSSGSASGKPSVTSQLAKRSHSGELMESGSATPGSGAKNRNPKPGHRRSASAGTPLIYSGLAFSPVKNRGGASGATSPSPGVVPSGNICPSGKIPKTGMASRASVKPETLFTGNGNYGHGNIVRGGGGKAKPETRDPEEVKKAGNDMYRKGNFSEALSLYDKAISMSPENPAYRSNRAAALAASGRLKEAVKECLEAVRLDPSYARAHQRLASLYLRLGEAENARRHLCFSGQCPDQTELQRVQTLEKHLRLCSEARKIGDWKKVVTEIDAAIANGADSSPQLVACKAEALLRLHQIKDSDLCLSTIQRLDHHHHHHHHHHHTQAKLFGMLCDAYVLCVQAQVDMALGRFENALVKAERAMKIDHSSNNPEVVSVLNNVTNVAKARTRGNELFTSGRYSEASVAYGEGLKFDAFNSVLYCNRAACWFKLGVWDQSVDDCNQALRIQPDYTKALLRRAASYGKLGRWDDAVRDYEVLRKELPGDSEVAESLQRALLNKSEEHKYLGYNNEVEEVSSLDKFKTATSLPGISVFYFKSSSNRQSEAISPFINTLCLRYPLVHFFMVDVDESLALAKAESIKKVPTFNIYKEGEKVKDMVCPSHKLLEDNVKHFLL from the exons ATGTCACATTACAGAAGACACTCGTTGGAACCTTCCATTGACTCCATTACTAATAGATTCCATGATTCTCTCAACTTCCAAAGAGATGACGATGACGTCATCAACAAACCGGACTTCCGAGAACTCGATTATCCGTTGAAGCCACGTGTCTCCTCTTCCGCCGCCGCAACTCCAGCCGCTAGCGGCAGCAGCTCTAGCTCCTCCGGCTCTGCTTCCGGCAAACCTTCCGTCACTTCTCAGCTAGCTAAACGGAGCCACTCCGGCGAGCTGATGGAGTCCGGTTCGGCTACACCGGGATCCGGAGCCAAGAACCGGAATCCAAAACCGGGTCACAGAAGATCCGCTTCCGCCGGAACGCCGTTGATATACTCCGGGTTAGCCTTCTCTCCGGTGAAAAATCGCGGCGGAGCAAGCGGCGCGACGTCGCCGAGCCCCGGCGTTGTGCCGAGCGGCAACATATGTCCGTCGGGGAAAATTCCGAAGACCGGAATGGCCTCACGCGCCTCCGTTAAACCGGAGACACTGTTCACAGGCAATGGCAACTACGGCCACGGAAACATCGTGCGCGGCGGCGGCGGCAAGGCGAAGCCGGAGACGCGTGATCCGGAGGAGGTCAAGAAGGCGGGTAACGATATGTATAGGAAAGGGAACTTCTCAGAGGCATTGTCGCTTTACGACAAAGCGATCTCAATGTCGCCGGAGAATCCAGCTTACAGAAGCAACCGCGCGGCGGCGTTGGCTGCGTCGGGGAGGTTGAAAGAAGCTGTTAAAGAGTGTCTTGAAGCTGTGAGATTGGATCCTTCTTACGCTAGAGCTCACCAGAGGCTCGCTTCTCTCTATCTCAG ATTGGGAGAAGCTGAGAATGCAAGACGTCACCTTTGTTTCTCCGGGCAATGTCCCGACCAAACTGAGTTGCAGCGGGTCCAGACACTTGAGAAGCATCTCAGGTTGTGTAGCGAGGCTCGAAAGATCGGTGACTGGAAAAAGGTAGTCACCGAGATCGATGCAGCGATTGCCAACGGAGCTGATTCTTCTCCTCAG CTTGTAGCTTGTAAAGCTGAAGCCTTGTTGCGGCTTCATCAGATAAAGGATTCAGATTTGTGTCTATCCACCATTCAGAGGctggatcatcatcatcatcatcatcatcatcatcatcatactcAAGCTAAGCTCTTTGGTATGTTATGTGATGCGTATGTGCTCTGTGTTCAAGCTCAAGTTGACATGGCTCTAGGAAG ATTTGAGAATGCTCTTGTAAAGGCAGAGAGAGCTATGAAGATTGATCATAGCAGCAACAACCCTGAGGTAGTATCAGTCTTGAACAACGTAACCAATGTGGCCAAAGCTCGTACACGTGGCAACGAGCTTTTCACCTCCGGGAGATATTCAGAAGCGAGTGTGGCTTACGGAGAGGGACTCAAATTCGATGCTTTCAACTCCGTTCTGTATTGCAATAGAGCAGCGTGTTGGTTTAAGCTCGGTGTGTGGGACCAATCTGTTGATGATTGTAACCAAGCGTTAAGGATCCAGCCTGATTACACTAAGGCTCTTCTACGAAGAGCTGCTTCTTATGGAAAG CTTGGTCGATGGGACGATGCGGTTAGAGATTATGAGGTGTTGAGAAAGGAACTTCCAGGAGATAGTGAGGTTGCTGAGTCTTTACAGAGAGCATTATTGAACAAATCTGAAGAACACAAGTACTTGGGATACAATAATGAAGTTGAAGAGGTTTCGAGTTTAGATAAATTCAAAACAGCTACATCACTTCCCG GAATCTCTGTGTTTTACTTCAAATCATCATCAAACCGACAAAGCGAAGCGATATCTCCATTCATCAACACCTTGTGCTTGCGGTAtccattagtacatttcttcatg GTGGATGTGGATGAGAGCTTGGCATTGGCGAAAGCAGAGAGCATCAAGAAAGTGCCAacctttaatatatataaagaggGAGAGAAAGTGAAGGACATGGTGTGCCCTAGTCACAAGTTACTTGAGGACAACGTTAAGCATTTCCTTTTATAA
- the LOC106368283 gene encoding F-box protein At3g57590-like, with protein MNPFFTTDITTDIFARLPAKSAARCRTLSKQWSSVLSTQDFAELFLTHSSTRPRLLFAVERNGLWTFFTSPQPQSSHSPVVTAEFHTKFAGDVSRYLCSYASGLILFPDVWIPSKSDDTNPVVCNPVTGKYATLPYLSIYRKSRAFLGFDPVGKQFKVLSEDRPFCSQSDHHQVLSLGEELSWRVKDGPQYDHCVSEAICIEGVLYYLAENFSDPRVVVRFDVRSEEFEFIEAGCFSGEEVAVKLINYKGNLAGVEWKYVKADDEKIVLELSLWVLEDVEMNEWVKSVYVLSEEKIVRRCNFSVAGMTGGGEIVLAMDYTTKPYYVFFFDPEKNTLRGVEVHGFGDKLEALGTRGRVRVFVDYVEDLNVHDGKQLKSSISAPCE; from the coding sequence ATGAATCCCTTCTTCACTACAGATATCACCACCGACATCTTCGCGAGACTCCCTGCCAAATCAGCCGCCAGGTGTCGCACTCTCTCGAAGCAATGGTCCTCCGTCCTCAGCACTCAAGATTTCGCCGAACTCTTCCTCACTCactcctccactcgtccgcGTCTCCTGTTCGCCGTCGAGCGAAACGGTCTCTGGACCTTCTTCACTTCCCCTCAGCCTCAGTCCTCTCATTCTCCCGTAGTAACCGCCGAGTTTCACACCAAGTTCGCCGGAGACGTGAGCCGATACCTCTGCAGCTACGCTTCCGGTTTGATCCTGTTCCCCGACGTGTGGATTCCGAGTAAAAGTGACGACACCAACCCTGTGGTTTGCAACCCCGTCACCGGAAAGTACGCGACTTTACCTTACCTGAGCATCTACAGAAAGTCGCGAGCTTTTCTGGGGTTTGATCCTGTCGGAAAACAGTTTAAGGTCTTGTCGGAAGATCGTCCCTTTTGTAGTCAAAGCGACCATCATCAGGTTCTGTCTTTAGGTGAAGAGTTGAGTTGGAGGGTGAAGGATGGTCCACAATACGACCATTGTGTGTCTGAAGCGATTTGCATCGAGGGGGTTTTGTATTACTTGGCCGAGAACTTTAGTGATCCACGTGTGGTTGTTCGCTTTGATGTTCGGTCTGAGGAGTTTGAGTTCATCGAAGCGGGTTGCTTTTCTGGTGAAGAAGTGGCTGTGAAGTTGATTAACTACAAGGGGAACTTAGCTGGTGTCGAGTGGAAGTATGTTAAAGCTGATGATGAGAAGATTGTTCTTGAGTTGTCTTTGTGGGTTCTTGAAGATGTCGAGATGAACGAATGGGTGAAGTCTGTTTACGTTTTGTCTGAGGAGAAGATTGTTCGTCGTTGCAATTTCTCTGTTGCGGGGATGACTGGTGGAGGTGAGATTGTTTTGGCTATGGACTACACTACGAAACCGTATTACGTCTTCTTCTTTGATCCGGAAAAGAACACTCTCAGAGGCGTTGAAGTGCACGGTTTTGGAGATAAGCTTGAAGCGCTTGGGACTCGTGGGAGGGTTCGTGTCTTTGTTGACTATGTTGAGGATCTAAACGTTCatgatgggaagcagctcaAGTCAAGCATCTCTGCTCCTTGTGAATGA
- the LOC106368284 gene encoding trihelix transcription factor ASIL2-like, whose product MKHAVNGSFSPGSSRPSPSTLSREDCWSEEATFTLIQAWGSRYVNLSRGSLRQNHWQEVANAVNDRHFNTGRNVSAAKSQPSRTDVQCKNRIDTLKKKYKVEKARVSGAGGSGGYVSTWPFFSDLDDLLGETFPTSSATPSLQMTIVPVPVAPRSAIPRRPAPAPAIMRIGGDNLLGYRGNLNAFAAAAAAAASSPAYEDDSDGSRSRSSGGKRKREEKQGYKEVAEAIERLREIYERVEERKRKEMVELEKQRMRFAKELECHRMQLFTEMRVRLHKLRRTKGPTSSALGYGMMDLPSYL is encoded by the exons ATGAAGCACGCCGTCAACGGTTCCTTTTCTCCGGGATCTTCCCGTCCTTCCCCGTCGACGCTTTCCCGAGAAGATTGCTGGAGCGAGGAAGCGACCTTCACGCTAATCCAAGCCTGGGGCTCTCGCTACGTCAACCTCAGCCGCGGCAGCCTCCGTCAAAATCACTGGCAAGAGGTGGCTAACGCCGTCAACGACCGTCACTTCAACACCGGCCGAAACGTCTCCGCCGCCAAATCGCAGCCCTCCCGCACCGACGTCCAGTGTAAAAACCGGATCGATACCTTGAAGAAGAAGTACAAAGTCGAGAAAGCTAGGGTTTCCGGCGCCGGCGGCAGCGGCGGCTACGTCAGCACATGGCCTTTCTTCTCCGATCTCGACGACCTTCTCGGAGAAACCTTCCCGACGTCTAGTGCCACTCCGTCGCTGCAGATGACGATTGTTCCGGTTCCGGTCGCTCCACGATCGGCGATCCCCAGACGTCCGGCGCCGGCGCCGGCGATTATGCGAATCGGAGGGGACAATTTGCTCGGATATCGCGGGAATCTCAACGCGTTCGCGGCGGCCGCGGCGGCGGCGGCGTCTTCTCCGGCGTATGAAGATGATTCGGATGGGTCAAGGTCGAGATCGAGCGGAGGGAAGAGGAAGCGGGAGGAGAAGCAAGGCTACAAGGAAGTTGCGGAAGCAATAGAGAGGCTTAGGGAGATATACGAGAGGGTGGaggagaggaagaggaaggagatgGTGGAGTTGGAGAAGCAGAGGATGCGATTCGCTAAGGAGCTGGAGTGTCATAGGATGCAGCTCTTCACGGAGATGCGTGTTCGTCTTCACAAACTCAGGCGTACTAAAGGTCCGACATCTTCCG CTCTTGGGTATGGGATGATGGATTTGCCAAGTTACTTGTAA